The Vibrio echinoideorum genome includes a region encoding these proteins:
- a CDS encoding major capsid protein P2 has product MELLNTPFNPRPLDLDPVEGANWGNQASLRLVSGPTYQSIELVTNITNPADIERVRITLNGKETYNLTGQDLVDLQEHRKQFTQAGRYVIPFADLTLRTKGGVRTGELVTLQGEIWFVYIQLAPKSGGTAAPSIRARSHTTQAQSQRVYLPRIYSLSWFASASGRTPFDFSERSPLLSLKRIHFKDSSIDRVRVLRDSVEEINVNKADNAFDLAICGLEQNPDWFSLDFVRTGFGVEGRLPTNAMKQLQFELDKSQTGSVSVLIEAIEQVGVITVN; this is encoded by the coding sequence ATGGAACTACTGAATACACCATTTAACCCACGTCCACTCGATTTAGACCCTGTTGAAGGAGCTAATTGGGGCAACCAAGCAAGCTTACGTTTGGTTAGTGGTCCAACATACCAATCCATTGAACTGGTAACGAACATTACTAACCCTGCTGATATTGAGCGTGTACGTATCACGTTAAACGGCAAGGAAACGTACAACCTAACAGGTCAAGATTTAGTAGACCTTCAGGAGCATCGCAAACAGTTCACACAAGCGGGTCGCTATGTCATCCCATTTGCAGATTTAACGCTTCGCACCAAAGGCGGTGTTCGCACTGGTGAACTTGTTACCCTGCAAGGTGAAATCTGGTTTGTGTATATCCAGTTAGCTCCAAAATCGGGTGGTACAGCTGCGCCAAGCATCCGTGCACGTTCTCATACTACACAAGCTCAATCACAGCGTGTTTACTTACCGCGTATTTACTCTTTGTCTTGGTTTGCCAGTGCATCGGGTCGTACTCCGTTTGATTTTTCTGAGCGTTCTCCGCTTCTGTCCTTAAAGCGTATTCACTTCAAAGACTCGTCGATTGATCGCGTTCGTGTTCTTCGCGATAGCGTTGAAGAAATCAACGTCAACAAAGCAGACAACGCATTCGACCTCGCTATCTGTGGCTTAGAGCAAAATCCAGATTGGTTCAGTCTTGATTTTGTTCGCACTGGTTTTGGTGTGGAAGGTCGCTTACCGACTAATGCTATGAAGCAGCTTCAATTCGAGCTTGATAAGTCTCAAACGGGCAGCGTGTCTGTGTTGATTGAAGCGATTGAGCAAGTAGGCGTTATCACAGTGAACTAA
- a CDS encoding DNAase, which yields MIQVVTHSKSTQERLRVAFRACPDDFELMEQAISDGLVSIYLIQGDNYDLAVAGEVFGNSYFVWAVQGTGAVKATRELAAYVKSSGLKAITTKTYFPLVARLLKRLGKVSSIERDRHQLLRWEV from the coding sequence ATGATCCAAGTGGTAACGCATTCAAAAAGTACACAAGAGCGATTGCGAGTTGCTTTTCGCGCTTGTCCTGATGACTTCGAGTTAATGGAGCAAGCTATAAGCGATGGCCTTGTTAGCATCTATCTGATTCAAGGTGATAACTATGACCTTGCTGTTGCAGGTGAGGTGTTTGGCAATAGCTATTTTGTGTGGGCGGTACAGGGAACTGGCGCAGTGAAAGCGACCCGTGAACTGGCAGCTTATGTCAAAAGCAGCGGTTTGAAAGCGATTACCACGAAAACGTATTTTCCTTTGGTGGCGCGCTTATTAAAGCGGCTTGGAAAAGTCTCAAGCATAGAGCGAGACCGTCACCAATTATTACGATGGGAGGTGTAG
- a CDS encoding site-specific integrase, whose product MASYTIETRKLKSGEPRFKVTIIVKKNSRIIHRESKTLKKKALAKAFGKKRVAELEAQGVLNQPKTVPLSVLLDLFMAERDLWDNTGRTKRYVIKMLRDCDIAQVESNQLRTSDLIEHCKNRRGAGAKPATIYHDIAYLRSVMKKSKPVFNIDTNHQIFDEAVPVLIDMGLVGKSQKRTRRPTSEELKLLKLGLEQRESFRPNGTTRIPFTDILEFSILTCMRIGEICKLRWEDLNQEHKTILVRDRKDPRKKEGNHMIVPLLGESYGIALKQPDKCELIFPYNSRSVSAGFQRVRNELGIEDLRYHDLRREGASRLFEKGYSIEEVAQVTGHRNLNILWQVYTQLYPSRLHSKS is encoded by the coding sequence ATGGCAAGTTATACCATCGAGACCAGAAAGCTAAAAAGCGGTGAACCAAGGTTCAAGGTAACAATCATCGTTAAAAAGAATTCGCGCATTATACACAGGGAAAGCAAAACTCTAAAAAAGAAAGCACTCGCTAAAGCTTTCGGTAAAAAAAGGGTAGCTGAACTAGAAGCTCAAGGGGTACTCAATCAGCCAAAAACAGTCCCCCTTTCGGTACTCCTCGATTTGTTCATGGCTGAGCGTGATCTCTGGGACAATACAGGCCGAACAAAACGCTACGTTATTAAAATGCTTAGGGATTGCGACATAGCCCAAGTTGAGAGTAATCAGCTAAGAACTAGCGACTTAATCGAGCACTGTAAAAATAGAAGAGGCGCAGGAGCCAAACCCGCAACGATTTATCATGATATTGCTTACCTACGTTCTGTCATGAAAAAGTCTAAACCTGTCTTCAACATCGACACCAATCACCAGATATTTGATGAAGCCGTACCTGTTCTAATTGATATGGGGTTAGTCGGCAAGAGTCAGAAACGAACACGTCGCCCTACTTCTGAAGAACTGAAACTCTTAAAGCTTGGATTAGAACAACGTGAGTCTTTTCGTCCAAACGGCACAACTCGAATCCCATTCACCGATATTCTTGAATTTAGCATTCTTACTTGTATGAGAATTGGTGAAATCTGCAAGCTGCGTTGGGAAGACCTCAACCAAGAACATAAAACGATACTCGTTAGAGATAGAAAAGACCCAAGAAAAAAAGAAGGGAATCACATGATTGTTCCGTTACTTGGTGAATCCTATGGGATCGCGCTAAAACAACCAGATAAATGTGAGCTTATTTTCCCGTACAACTCACGAAGTGTTAGCGCAGGCTTTCAGAGAGTTAGAAACGAATTAGGCATTGAGGACTTGAGATATCACGACTTGAGAAGAGAGGGGGCTAGTAGATTATTTGAAAAGGGCTACTCGATTGAAGAAGTAGCCCAAGTAACAGGACACCGAAATCTAAATATACTATGGCAAGTTTATACTCAGCTCTACCCATCACGGTTACACTCAAAATCGTAA
- the dcm gene encoding DNA (cytosine-5-)-methyltransferase, protein MIKFVDLFAGTGGIRLGFEQACNELNIKTQCVFSSEIDKKAASSYELNFGENPLSDITKIKELPDFDFLLAGFPCQAFSYAGNQNGFSDETRGTLFFDILRILKDKKPKHLLLENVRGLTTHDKGNTFRVIKESLIELGYSIDFALLNSSEFGLPQNRVRIYIVGTLGEEAKLSLEDSLGAIDTNKFISKQGAATVSDILETNVDKKYHCSESFQEKLQTVIGSDLSKLNGYRLSDYRGGKTLHSWNLGIKGECSVDEVEFLNLLIANRRKKIFGTHQDGKSLTKEQILTFYSLGNFDDVSESLIEKGYLKNIEGKYKPVCGNMSFEVFKFLDPKSISLTLTASDSNRLGIIQNNIARRLTPRECARLQGYPESYKLLENDNAVYKQMGNGVSVPVIKHVIKDFFTQSVLSDKKCS, encoded by the coding sequence ATGATTAAATTCGTAGATCTTTTCGCTGGCACCGGCGGTATTCGCCTTGGGTTTGAACAAGCCTGCAACGAACTAAACATCAAGACTCAGTGTGTTTTCAGTTCAGAGATAGATAAAAAAGCAGCGTCCTCTTATGAGCTTAATTTCGGCGAGAACCCTCTATCCGATATAACAAAAATAAAAGAACTACCTGATTTCGATTTTTTGCTTGCTGGATTCCCATGCCAGGCATTCTCTTATGCAGGGAATCAAAACGGATTTTCTGACGAAACTCGAGGAACCCTTTTCTTTGACATACTCCGAATTCTAAAAGATAAAAAACCAAAGCACTTATTATTAGAAAATGTTCGCGGCCTAACGACTCACGATAAAGGAAATACATTCCGTGTTATCAAAGAATCACTTATCGAGCTTGGTTATAGCATTGATTTTGCACTCTTAAATTCAAGTGAGTTTGGATTACCTCAAAACCGAGTCAGGATTTATATAGTGGGAACGCTAGGCGAGGAAGCTAAATTATCACTTGAAGATAGTTTAGGTGCCATCGATACCAACAAGTTTATTAGTAAACAGGGCGCAGCCACAGTCTCAGACATTCTAGAAACTAACGTTGACAAAAAGTACCATTGTAGTGAGTCGTTCCAAGAGAAGCTTCAAACAGTTATTGGTAGTGATTTATCTAAGCTTAACGGCTACAGACTTAGCGATTACCGTGGTGGAAAAACACTTCACTCATGGAACCTTGGAATAAAAGGTGAATGTTCTGTAGACGAAGTTGAGTTTTTGAATTTACTCATAGCTAACAGGCGAAAGAAAATATTTGGTACACATCAAGATGGTAAGAGCTTAACTAAAGAGCAGATTCTAACCTTTTATTCACTTGGAAACTTTGATGATGTAAGCGAGTCTCTGATCGAAAAAGGTTACTTGAAAAATATCGAAGGCAAATACAAACCAGTATGCGGGAACATGTCCTTTGAGGTGTTTAAGTTCTTAGACCCTAAAAGTATATCTTTAACGTTGACAGCTTCAGACTCTAATCGATTAGGCATAATACAAAACAACATAGCTCGAAGACTAACTCCTCGAGAGTGCGCACGATTACAAGGCTATCCAGAAAGCTATAAATTGCTCGAAAATGATAATGCGGTGTACAAGCAGATGGGTAATGGTGTATCTGTACCTGTCATAAAGCATGTAATCAAAGACTTCTTTACCCAAAGCGTTCTAAGCGACAAAAAATGCTCATAA
- the dusA gene encoding tRNA dihydrouridine(20/20a) synthase DusA, with the protein MTNTNKTSKYASNRLSVAPMLDWTDRHCRYFHRLLSQQTLLYTEMITTGAILHGKGDFLEYNEQEHPLALQLGGSNPVDLAACAKLAGERGYDEINLNVGCPSDRVQNGRFGACLMAEPELVADCVSAMKEVTDIPITVKTRIGIDDQDSYEFLTKFVSTVSEKGGCEQFTIHARKAWLSGLSPKENREIPPLDYDRAYQIKKDFSDLVIAVNGGVTTLEQTKEHLQHLDGVMIGREAYHSPFILAEVDQQIFGLDTPIKKRSQVVEEMYPYIERELSNGASLGHISRHMLGLFQSMPGARQWRRYISENAHKKGAGIEVMQTALAKIPKELNV; encoded by the coding sequence ATGACAAACACTAATAAAACCAGTAAATACGCTAGTAACCGACTTTCTGTTGCACCCATGCTCGATTGGACTGACCGTCACTGTCGTTACTTTCACCGTTTGCTTTCTCAGCAGACGCTTCTGTACACGGAAATGATAACAACAGGTGCGATCTTACATGGTAAGGGCGATTTTCTAGAATATAACGAACAAGAACATCCTCTTGCGCTTCAACTCGGCGGTTCAAACCCGGTTGATCTGGCTGCTTGTGCCAAGCTTGCTGGTGAGCGTGGCTATGATGAAATCAACCTTAATGTCGGTTGCCCTTCAGACCGAGTTCAGAATGGCCGCTTTGGTGCTTGCCTAATGGCTGAGCCTGAGCTGGTGGCAGATTGTGTGTCGGCGATGAAAGAAGTCACTGATATTCCAATTACCGTGAAAACGCGTATTGGTATCGACGACCAAGACTCTTATGAGTTCTTAACTAAGTTTGTTTCGACGGTTTCTGAAAAAGGCGGCTGTGAGCAATTTACTATTCATGCTCGTAAAGCATGGTTGAGTGGTCTTAGCCCGAAAGAGAACCGAGAGATTCCACCGCTAGATTACGATCGTGCATACCAAATCAAGAAAGACTTCTCTGATCTTGTGATTGCCGTGAATGGTGGCGTTACTACTCTGGAGCAAACTAAAGAGCACTTGCAACACCTTGATGGTGTGATGATCGGTCGTGAGGCTTACCATAGCCCGTTTATCTTGGCTGAAGTCGATCAGCAGATCTTTGGTTTAGACACGCCAATCAAGAAGCGCTCACAAGTGGTTGAAGAAATGTACCCGTACATTGAGCGTGAGCTTTCAAATGGTGCAAGCTTAGGACACATCTCTCGTCATATGCTTGGTTTGTTCCAAAGTATGCCGGGCGCAAGACAATGGCGTCGCTACATCAGTGAAAACGCACATAAGAAAGGTGCAGGTATCGAAGTGATGCAGACAGCATTAGCTAAGATCCCTAAAGAGCTAAACGTATAA
- the cysI gene encoding assimilatory sulfite reductase (NADPH) hemoprotein subunit, producing MSKQVIEQEVLGQVLGPLADNERLKRESKNLRGTIEQDLQDRITGGFTADNFQLIRFHGMYQQDDRDIRNERTKQKLEPLHNVMLRARMPGGIITPKQWLAIDKFADESTSYGSIRLTTRQTFQFHGVLKPNIKLMHQTLNSIGIDSIATAGDVNRNVLCTTNPVESELHQEAYEWAKKISEHLLPKTRAYAEIWLDGEKLATTDEEPILGSNYLPRKFKTTVVIPPQNDVDVHANDLNFIAIAKDGKLVGFNVLVGGGLAMTHGDTSTYARKADDFGFVPLEKTLDVAAAVVTTQRDWGNRSNRKNAKTKYTLDRVGIDVFKAEVEKRAGVEFSESRPYEFTGRGDRIGWAEGIDGKHHLALFIENGRLLDFPGKALKTGVAEIAKIHKGDFRMTANQNLIVAGVPKSQKAKIEKLARQYGLMDDAVSEQRKNSMACVAFPTCPLAMAEAERFLPEFVTDVEDILKKHGLPEEDNIILRITGCPNGCGRAMLAELGLVGKAPGRYNMHLGGNKAGTRIPKMYKENITSAQILEDIDSLVGRWATERKDNEGFGDFTIRAGIIEEVIISKRDLHA from the coding sequence ATGAGCAAGCAAGTAATAGAGCAAGAAGTGCTAGGTCAAGTACTGGGACCTTTGGCTGACAATGAACGTCTGAAGCGTGAAAGTAAAAACCTTCGCGGTACGATTGAACAAGATCTCCAAGATAGAATTACGGGTGGCTTTACTGCCGATAACTTTCAGTTAATTCGTTTCCACGGTATGTATCAGCAAGATGACCGTGACATCCGTAATGAACGTACCAAGCAAAAGCTAGAACCTTTACATAATGTCATGCTGCGTGCGCGTATGCCTGGCGGCATTATTACTCCGAAGCAGTGGCTCGCGATTGATAAATTCGCAGATGAAAGCACCTCTTATGGTTCTATCCGTCTCACAACTCGTCAAACTTTCCAGTTTCACGGTGTGTTGAAGCCGAACATTAAGTTAATGCACCAAACACTCAACAGTATTGGTATTGATTCCATTGCGACTGCGGGTGACGTAAACCGAAATGTTTTGTGTACGACAAACCCGGTTGAGTCCGAGCTCCATCAAGAAGCTTACGAGTGGGCGAAAAAGATCAGTGAACATCTATTACCTAAGACTCGTGCTTATGCAGAAATCTGGTTAGATGGTGAAAAGCTAGCAACAACGGATGAAGAACCTATCTTAGGTAGCAACTACCTACCACGTAAGTTTAAGACGACGGTTGTAATTCCTCCGCAAAATGACGTAGATGTTCATGCTAACGATCTTAACTTCATCGCGATTGCTAAAGACGGAAAGCTGGTGGGCTTTAACGTATTAGTGGGCGGTGGTCTTGCAATGACGCACGGCGATACTTCTACTTATGCGCGTAAGGCTGACGACTTTGGTTTTGTGCCATTAGAGAAGACGTTAGATGTAGCTGCGGCGGTGGTAACGACTCAGCGTGATTGGGGTAATCGTTCGAACCGTAAGAACGCAAAAACCAAATACACACTAGACCGTGTTGGTATTGATGTATTCAAAGCAGAAGTAGAAAAACGTGCAGGCGTTGAGTTTTCTGAAAGCCGTCCTTATGAGTTTACTGGCCGTGGCGATCGTATCGGTTGGGCGGAAGGCATTGATGGTAAGCACCACTTAGCGTTATTCATCGAAAATGGTCGTTTACTTGATTTCCCTGGGAAAGCGCTGAAAACAGGTGTTGCTGAAATAGCGAAGATCCACAAAGGTGACTTCCGCATGACAGCGAACCAAAACCTAATTGTTGCAGGTGTGCCTAAGAGCCAAAAGGCAAAAATTGAAAAGCTGGCACGTCAATACGGTCTGATGGATGATGCCGTTTCCGAGCAGCGTAAAAACTCAATGGCTTGTGTGGCATTCCCAACATGTCCTTTAGCAATGGCAGAAGCTGAGCGTTTTCTTCCTGAGTTTGTAACGGATGTTGAAGACATTCTGAAGAAACATGGATTACCAGAAGAAGATAACATCATCCTTCGTATCACGGGCTGTCCAAACGGTTGTGGTCGTGCAATGTTGGCTGAACTGGGGTTAGTCGGTAAGGCTCCGGGGCGTTACAACATGCACTTAGGTGGCAACAAAGCCGGAACGCGTATCCCGAAGATGTATAAAGAGAACATCACTTCAGCTCAGATCTTAGAAGATATTGATTCGCTGGTGGGACGTTGGGCTACTGAACGTAAAGACAATGAAGGGTTCGGTGATTTTACAATCCGAGCTGGCATCATCGAAGAGGTGATCATTTCAAAGAGGGATCTGCATGCATAA
- a CDS encoding TIGR04219 family outer membrane beta-barrel protein codes for MNKMPLIALVGMLSLSSAVSAEEEFSYTAKVGADMWWGSTKLNEVRQDDDSNSPSLYFAFEHNAPMLPNASFRYTSVDADSLAFDKYDYTFYYTLLEHKLMNFDAGVTFTQYSNSNYIEPKATGAKTSTFDEFTWSFYGNAEINVPNTQFDIIGTMEFGDSSGIKSTDLMAGVQYRIPVAETEIALRGGYRVIDLESEEFFSSELGKEFVMVDGWFAGAEVRF; via the coding sequence ATGAATAAAATGCCATTAATTGCTTTAGTGGGAATGCTATCTTTAAGTTCGGCAGTGTCTGCTGAAGAAGAGTTTTCTTACACGGCTAAAGTCGGTGCCGATATGTGGTGGGGAAGTACAAAACTAAACGAAGTTAGACAAGATGACGACTCTAACTCACCTTCGTTGTATTTCGCATTTGAGCATAATGCCCCAATGCTACCAAACGCTAGTTTCCGTTATACCTCTGTTGACGCCGATTCATTGGCTTTCGATAAGTACGACTACACGTTCTACTACACATTGTTAGAGCATAAGTTGATGAACTTCGATGCAGGTGTGACGTTTACACAGTATTCAAACTCGAATTACATCGAACCAAAAGCGACCGGTGCGAAAACATCAACCTTTGATGAGTTTACGTGGAGTTTCTACGGTAACGCAGAGATCAACGTGCCTAATACTCAATTCGATATCATCGGTACGATGGAGTTTGGTGATAGCAGTGGTATTAAAAGTACTGACTTGATGGCTGGTGTTCAGTACCGAATCCCTGTAGCGGAAACCGAGATAGCACTGCGTGGTGGCTACCGTGTGATCGACCTTGAGTCTGAAGAGTTCTTCTCTTCAGAGTTAGGTAAAGAGTTTGTCATGGTCGATGGCTGGTTCGCTGGTGCAGAAGTGCGCTTCTAG
- the pspG gene encoding envelope stress response protein PspG has product MFELIFVLIFVATLLVTGITFMTVLAATGVALVVMLVLGMMGVVFKLLPWLIVIAIGVWFFKNFVHSSNQKRY; this is encoded by the coding sequence ATGTTTGAATTAATCTTTGTTCTTATTTTCGTCGCAACTCTACTTGTCACTGGTATTACGTTTATGACGGTATTGGCTGCCACTGGAGTCGCGTTAGTCGTAATGCTGGTTTTAGGTATGATGGGTGTCGTGTTTAAGTTGTTACCTTGGTTGATCGTGATTGCAATCGGTGTGTGGTTTTTCAAAAACTTTGTACACAGTTCTAACCAAAAAAGATATTAA
- a CDS encoding phosphoadenylyl-sulfate reductase: protein MHNSVASKLKLAELLALTKTEQILRLGQINAELEQLTALERVKWALEHLEGTHVVSSSFGIQAALMLHLVTQAKPDIPVILTDTGYLFPETYQFIDELSQKLTLNLQVFRSQQSPNWQEAQYGKLWEQGIEGIEKYNKLNKVEPMRRALDELEAGTWFSGLRREQSQSRANLPILSIQNGVFKFLPVIDWTNKDVHYYLEEHGLSYHPLREQGYLSVGDTHTTKKWEPGMTEEETRFNGLKRECGLHEDDGEQYGSGI, encoded by the coding sequence ATGCATAATTCTGTCGCTTCAAAACTGAAGTTAGCAGAGCTACTCGCATTGACTAAGACGGAGCAGATACTTCGTCTTGGACAAATCAATGCTGAGTTAGAGCAGCTAACCGCATTAGAAAGAGTTAAGTGGGCACTCGAACATTTAGAAGGGACACATGTTGTGTCTTCTAGTTTCGGAATCCAAGCGGCGTTGATGCTGCACTTAGTGACTCAAGCAAAACCAGATATTCCGGTTATTCTTACGGACACTGGGTATCTATTCCCGGAAACGTATCAATTTATTGATGAGTTAAGTCAGAAGTTGACTCTAAACCTTCAAGTTTTTCGTTCTCAGCAGAGCCCTAATTGGCAAGAAGCGCAATATGGCAAACTTTGGGAGCAAGGTATAGAAGGGATAGAGAAGTACAACAAGCTTAATAAAGTTGAACCGATGAGAAGAGCGCTGGATGAACTCGAGGCTGGCACTTGGTTTTCTGGGTTGAGAAGAGAGCAATCTCAATCGCGTGCAAACTTGCCTATCTTATCTATCCAAAATGGTGTGTTTAAGTTCTTGCCAGTAATTGATTGGACAAATAAAGATGTTCATTATTACTTAGAAGAGCATGGCCTCAGCTACCACCCACTTCGCGAACAGGGATACCTTTCTGTTGGAGATACTCATACGACTAAGAAATGGGAACCGGGTATGACTGAAGAAGAAACCCGTTTTAATGGTCTAAAACGAGAATGTGGTCTCCATGAAGACGATGGAGAGCAATATGGCTCTGGGATTTAG
- a CDS encoding assimilatory sulfite reductase (NADPH) flavoprotein subunit, producing the protein MSLNKKESSQNNNAQSGTNELPGLAAPLNDQQLGHLQHTVSELSSQQLAWVSGYLWGVSQAQPVGAAAPIAQAAAAVAVKPAGKLSIIFASQTGNAKGVAESLAAEAKALGIAVELFDASDYKGKNLAKETHVIFVASTNGEGEAPDNAIELHEFLQSKKAPKLSNLQYGVIGLGDSSYEFFCQTAKDFDNFLAKLGAKSFVDRLDCDVDYEASATEWRAKALEQVKETLSTGTEADVVQLPVGQVAAGHSQYTKQNPYTATLLTSQKITGRDSGKDVRHIEIDLDESGITYQPGDALGVWFENSSELANQILSKVGLSGIESVDVDGDNLSVHSALVSKFEITSSNPQLVSKFAELSGSKKLIKLVEDKDKLREYAGNTQIVDVLAEKKTKLSADELIGLLRKLTPRLYSIASSQAEVDEEVHLTVGLVEYQKGDESRLGGASSFLAQRLEEGGEVKVFVENNNNFKLPQDDNTPIIMVGPGTGIAPFRSFVQERENNDAEGKSWLFFGDRTFTQDFLYQVEWQKCLKSGALTKLDVAFSRDQKEKVYVQDRLIEQAAQVWQWLQEGAYLYVCGDATRMAKDVHEALVTIAEKHGDQSREQAEQYINDLRKAKRYQRDVY; encoded by the coding sequence ATGTCTTTAAATAAGAAAGAGTCTTCACAAAATAATAATGCACAGTCTGGAACTAATGAGTTACCTGGGCTGGCAGCTCCACTTAATGACCAACAACTGGGTCATCTTCAACACACTGTTTCTGAATTATCTTCTCAACAACTGGCATGGGTCAGCGGCTACCTTTGGGGTGTGAGCCAAGCTCAGCCTGTCGGTGCAGCTGCGCCAATTGCTCAAGCTGCCGCTGCAGTCGCGGTTAAACCTGCGGGTAAGTTAAGTATTATCTTCGCTTCTCAAACGGGTAATGCTAAAGGTGTTGCTGAATCACTTGCAGCAGAAGCGAAAGCCTTAGGTATTGCTGTTGAGCTTTTCGATGCAAGTGACTATAAAGGTAAGAACCTAGCCAAAGAGACACACGTCATTTTTGTTGCTTCAACTAATGGCGAAGGTGAAGCTCCTGATAACGCCATTGAGTTGCACGAATTCCTACAATCGAAGAAAGCACCAAAATTATCAAACCTACAATACGGTGTGATTGGTTTAGGTGATTCAAGCTACGAGTTCTTCTGCCAAACCGCGAAAGACTTCGATAACTTCTTAGCTAAGCTTGGTGCTAAATCGTTTGTTGACCGTCTTGATTGTGATGTTGATTACGAAGCATCAGCAACGGAATGGCGTGCTAAAGCATTAGAGCAAGTAAAAGAGACGTTATCGACAGGCACTGAAGCCGATGTGGTTCAATTACCTGTTGGTCAAGTGGCCGCTGGTCATTCGCAATACACCAAACAAAACCCATACACGGCGACATTACTGACGAGTCAAAAGATCACGGGTCGCGACTCGGGCAAAGATGTTCGTCATATCGAGATTGATCTTGATGAGTCAGGTATCACTTACCAACCTGGTGATGCGCTAGGTGTATGGTTTGAAAACAGTTCAGAACTCGCAAATCAGATCCTTTCTAAGGTTGGGTTGTCTGGTATCGAAAGTGTTGACGTCGATGGTGACAACTTATCTGTCCACAGCGCACTCGTTAGTAAATTCGAGATTACATCTTCAAACCCTCAACTTGTGTCTAAGTTTGCTGAGCTATCGGGCAGCAAGAAGTTGATCAAGCTGGTGGAAGATAAAGACAAGCTTCGTGAATATGCGGGTAACACTCAAATTGTCGATGTGCTAGCAGAGAAGAAGACCAAGCTATCGGCTGATGAATTGATTGGTCTACTACGTAAGTTAACTCCACGCCTCTACTCTATTGCATCAAGCCAAGCAGAAGTAGATGAAGAAGTTCACTTGACGGTTGGTCTGGTTGAATACCAAAAGGGCGATGAATCCCGTTTAGGCGGAGCTTCTAGCTTCTTAGCTCAACGTCTTGAAGAAGGTGGTGAAGTGAAGGTGTTTGTAGAGAACAACAATAACTTCAAACTCCCACAAGACGACAATACGCCAATCATCATGGTCGGCCCGGGTACCGGTATCGCACCGTTCCGCAGTTTTGTTCAAGAGCGTGAAAACAATGATGCTGAAGGCAAAAGTTGGCTCTTCTTTGGTGACCGAACTTTCACTCAAGATTTCTTATATCAAGTTGAATGGCAGAAGTGCCTTAAATCTGGTGCGCTGACCAAGCTTGATGTTGCCTTTAGTCGTGACCAAAAAGAAAAGGTTTATGTTCAAGATCGCTTAATCGAACAAGCAGCTCAGGTTTGGCAATGGCTTCAAGAGGGCGCGTACCTCTATGTATGTGGCGATGCGACTCGAATGGCGAAAGATGTTCATGAAGCGTTAGTTACAATTGCGGAAAAACATGGCGATCAGAGCCGCGAGCAAGCTGAACAATATATTAATGATTTACGCAAAGCGAAACGTTACCAAAGGGATGTGTACTAA